A DNA window from Desulfatibacillum aliphaticivorans DSM 15576 contains the following coding sequences:
- the pyrF gene encoding orotidine-5'-phosphate decarboxylase, whose amino-acid sequence MIEPKDRIIFALDVPSLDQASHYAKLLAPHIGMFKVGLELFAAEGPSVVKEVLNAGNRVFLDLKLHDIPKTVERAMSVLAGLGVSLATVHTTGGPDMLKAAVEGAQGKLGVLGVTVLTSEGGNPQTISDRVLRRAETAKEAGCAGVVCSGLEAAKVRQAVGEDFFIVTPGIRMADDNSKDDQKRVVTPGLAVRSGASHIVVGRPIRDAADPVQAAKAMALDIEKAG is encoded by the coding sequence ATGATTGAACCCAAGGACCGCATTATTTTCGCCCTGGACGTGCCTTCTTTGGACCAGGCGTCCCATTACGCCAAGCTATTGGCTCCCCATATAGGCATGTTCAAGGTGGGCCTGGAGCTTTTCGCGGCCGAGGGGCCGTCCGTGGTCAAGGAAGTCCTCAACGCCGGAAACCGCGTATTTCTGGATTTGAAGCTCCACGACATCCCCAAGACCGTGGAACGCGCCATGTCCGTTCTGGCGGGCCTTGGCGTCAGCCTGGCCACCGTGCATACCACCGGCGGCCCGGATATGCTTAAAGCGGCCGTGGAGGGCGCTCAGGGCAAGCTGGGGGTGCTGGGCGTGACCGTGCTCACCAGCGAAGGCGGAAATCCCCAAACCATTTCGGACAGGGTTCTTAGGCGGGCCGAGACGGCCAAGGAAGCCGGATGCGCCGGCGTGGTGTGCTCGGGCCTGGAAGCCGCCAAGGTGCGCCAGGCCGTGGGCGAGGATTTTTTCATCGTCACCCCGGGAATCCGCATGGCCGACGACAATTCCAAGGACGACCAGAAGCGCGTGGTCACCCCGGGCCTGGCCGTCCGGTCCGGCGCCAGCCATATTGTGGTGGGCCGGCCCATCCGGGACGCCGCCGATCCGGTCCAGGCCGCAAAGGCCATGGCGCTTGATATTGAGAAAGCGGGTTAG
- the dctP gene encoding TRAP transporter substrate-binding protein DctP codes for MKTKACFILVSLLIALSFGGSGPCFGAEGWSETYKVGTIAPKGIAWALQMDRIVFPEVAKATDGNLVIKVYWGGVMGDDEAIIKKMRIGQLHGAGMSGYGCTLAIPEMAVMQLPFLFNNWQEVDYVKEKMAPIFDEIARDHDYMVIAYIDQDFDVFFSSKYDMTKVEDFAQAKIISWSGALEGEVLQAIGAHPIPVSMTEAPTSIRQGIGDTIIAPKAWAVGTQLYSILKYVSPLNIRYSPAVMLLTWEAYEQMPQDYRDRFMAVRPKIMRDFCLAAREDNEKCLNALLEYGIKQREMSPEEKAKLESMAHTVWEDQAGQQYPAELLEQIQDHLEEFRSNK; via the coding sequence ATGAAAACAAAAGCGTGTTTCATCCTGGTTAGTTTGCTCATCGCCTTATCCTTTGGGGGCAGCGGCCCTTGCTTCGGCGCCGAAGGATGGAGCGAAACCTATAAAGTCGGCACCATCGCTCCAAAGGGCATTGCCTGGGCCTTGCAAATGGATAGGATCGTGTTTCCCGAGGTGGCCAAAGCGACGGACGGGAACCTGGTCATCAAAGTGTATTGGGGCGGCGTCATGGGGGACGACGAAGCCATCATCAAAAAAATGCGGATCGGCCAGCTCCACGGGGCGGGAATGTCCGGCTACGGCTGCACCCTGGCCATTCCTGAAATGGCGGTCATGCAATTGCCCTTTCTTTTTAACAACTGGCAGGAAGTGGACTACGTCAAAGAAAAAATGGCGCCCATCTTTGACGAAATCGCCAGGGATCACGACTACATGGTCATTGCGTACATTGACCAGGACTTTGACGTCTTTTTTTCGTCCAAATACGACATGACCAAGGTCGAGGATTTCGCCCAGGCCAAGATCATCTCCTGGAGCGGCGCCTTGGAGGGGGAAGTGCTGCAAGCCATCGGCGCCCATCCCATTCCGGTTTCCATGACCGAAGCGCCCACCTCCATCAGGCAGGGGATAGGGGACACCATCATCGCCCCCAAGGCCTGGGCCGTGGGAACTCAGCTATACAGCATCCTTAAATACGTCAGCCCGCTGAACATCCGGTATTCTCCCGCCGTCATGCTGCTGACCTGGGAGGCATATGAACAAATGCCCCAGGATTACCGCGACCGGTTTATGGCGGTCCGGCCCAAGATTATGCGGGATTTCTGCCTGGCCGCGCGCGAGGACAATGAGAAGTGCCTCAATGCATTGCTTGAATACGGGATTAAACAACGCGAAATGTCCCCGGAGGAAAAAGCCAAGCTCGAATCCATGGCGCACACGGTTTGGGAAGACCAAGCCGGCCAGCAATACCCCGCCGAACTCCTTGAGCAGATCCAGGACCATCTGGAAGAGTTTCGCAGCAACAAATAA
- a CDS encoding phytoene desaturase family protein has translation MTDQNKYDAIIIGAGVGGLTVGSLLAKHGKKVLILEQNDRVGGRALSVAGEEITKRGAQWYKDILETQYTYVASSEPELEELVKSGMLNGYVLDVGYHALSMNGNAYLYDFVQQIDGIDGVKMNGSHYGTYYKGEFYMDLIGSQPVDPRYVEIAEREKIPFYKYYTTPYKLNDEQIDELEKVSLQQWGEEMGLTKNDILWNNLCSVSTLFSTINNPEDISIGDIFRFFKHAVSPKLEKGLCEYVGGFVSGGVMEWSKAVARKYQELGGELSLETRVREVVIENGRATGVIAENGSGEMKVYQAEAVVSNVPAQDSFKFMDKSHFPGDWAQKTETMYGYGSYVPYWGLNSLAMPEEHATRNYKNSCVLPKEEGFDYDVYICWSIQSALDPSVAPDGKYLYTAYLPLTESEAKNKVLVDKIVKRLPDFMEEIYPGFKKTIDWKLDLMCWKLEGVAKSVSQAGTQKVPVKSPHVEGLYFAGDTAKGYGVAMDCACTSGMICASEMLGVDFGVR, from the coding sequence ATGACGGATCAAAATAAATACGACGCCATAATCATAGGGGCCGGAGTGGGCGGCCTCACCGTGGGATCGCTTCTGGCAAAGCACGGCAAAAAGGTGCTGATTCTTGAACAGAACGACCGTGTCGGGGGCAGGGCCTTGTCCGTAGCAGGCGAGGAAATCACCAAACGCGGCGCCCAGTGGTACAAGGATATCCTGGAAACCCAATACACCTATGTGGCCAGCTCCGAACCTGAGTTGGAAGAGTTGGTGAAAAGCGGCATGCTGAACGGATACGTCCTGGACGTGGGGTATCACGCCCTGAGCATGAACGGCAACGCCTACCTGTACGATTTTGTGCAGCAGATCGACGGCATTGACGGCGTGAAAATGAACGGCAGCCACTACGGCACTTATTACAAGGGCGAGTTTTACATGGACCTGATCGGGTCCCAGCCCGTGGATCCCAGGTATGTGGAAATTGCTGAAAGGGAGAAAATCCCCTTTTATAAATATTACACCACGCCGTACAAACTTAATGATGAACAGATCGACGAATTGGAAAAGGTCTCCCTCCAGCAATGGGGAGAGGAAATGGGCCTGACCAAAAACGACATCCTTTGGAACAATCTCTGCTCGGTCAGCACCTTGTTCTCCACCATCAACAATCCTGAGGATATTTCCATTGGCGACATCTTCCGCTTCTTCAAGCACGCTGTCAGCCCCAAGCTGGAAAAAGGGCTGTGCGAATACGTAGGGGGATTCGTGTCCGGCGGCGTCATGGAATGGAGCAAGGCCGTGGCCCGCAAGTATCAGGAACTGGGCGGCGAGCTGTCTCTGGAAACCAGGGTTCGGGAAGTGGTCATAGAAAACGGCAGGGCCACCGGCGTGATTGCGGAAAACGGGAGCGGAGAAATGAAGGTTTATCAGGCGGAAGCCGTGGTGAGCAACGTTCCGGCCCAGGATTCCTTCAAGTTCATGGATAAATCCCACTTTCCCGGAGACTGGGCTCAAAAGACCGAAACCATGTACGGCTACGGAAGCTACGTTCCGTACTGGGGCCTCAACTCCCTGGCCATGCCCGAAGAGCACGCCACGCGCAATTATAAAAATAGTTGCGTGCTGCCCAAGGAAGAAGGCTTTGATTATGACGTGTACATTTGCTGGAGCATCCAGTCGGCCCTGGATCCCTCCGTGGCGCCGGACGGCAAATACCTGTACACGGCCTATCTGCCCCTGACCGAATCCGAGGCCAAGAATAAGGTTTTGGTGGATAAAATCGTCAAACGCCTGCCGGATTTTATGGAAGAAATTTATCCCGGCTTCAAAAAGACCATCGATTGGAAACTGGACCTCATGTGCTGGAAGTTGGAAGGCGTGGCCAAAAGCGTGTCCCAGGCAGGCACCCAAAAAGTTCCGGTTAAGTCTCCTCACGTGGAAGGCCTGTACTTTGCCGGAGACACGGCCAAGGGCTACGGCGTGGCCATGGACTGCGCCTGCACCTCGGGCATGATCTGCGCGTCCGAAATGCTGGGCGTGGATTTTGGAGTCCGCTAA
- a CDS encoding acyl-CoA dehydrogenase, producing MADKFYSERNLKFLLYEVFDAASLTKYDYYSEHNKKMFDMVLAEADKLAKKMMRPILEEMDRNPPELEDGSIRVHDDVRKILDECGKGGWITASKPVDHGGDQLPLMITDSCQYIFCAANYSAAVYPGLNAGASHLIEEFGSEDLKETYLPNLHNGTWQGTMALTEPGAGSSLSDLETSAEPTEEGYYLIRGQKIFISAGDHNCVDNVVHLMLAKIKGGPPGVKGISLFVVPKFRPALGGGLEPNDVVASGVYHKMGYRGAPIAQLSMGDGDNCRGWLVGEPHKGLFYMFQMMNEARLGVGLGATAIASAAYYAALEYCRERRQGRKIGQKDPTQPQVPIIEHADIRRALLFQKAIIEGSHSLLLQGCKYADMMRVTTGEEQERYSLLLDLLTPVAKTYPSEMGIQAVSQGLQCFGGSGYCDDYPLEQYYRDMRIHPIHEGTTAIHGLDILGRKVVMKEGKAFAIFKQEVLQTAQSAEADNELKGFGGKLKAALEVLDDATKHLLNLAAKKGPEYFLADATLYLELFGIVTIAWQWLVQGLAASKALSEGAKKKDVNFYNGKIVTLNYFYAYELPKITGLSIRLLNTDGLTVDLDTAIFND from the coding sequence GTGGCGGATAAATTTTACAGCGAGCGGAATCTTAAATTCCTGCTTTACGAGGTTTTTGATGCAGCGTCTCTGACCAAATACGATTACTACAGCGAACACAATAAAAAGATGTTCGACATGGTCCTGGCGGAGGCGGACAAGCTGGCTAAAAAAATGATGCGCCCCATCCTTGAGGAAATGGACCGCAACCCGCCCGAGTTGGAAGACGGGTCCATCAGGGTGCATGACGACGTCAGGAAGATCCTGGACGAATGCGGCAAGGGCGGCTGGATCACCGCTTCCAAGCCGGTTGATCACGGCGGCGATCAACTTCCCTTGATGATTACGGACAGTTGCCAGTATATATTCTGCGCGGCCAACTATTCGGCGGCCGTGTATCCCGGATTGAACGCCGGAGCGTCCCATCTCATAGAAGAATTCGGTTCCGAGGATTTAAAGGAAACCTATCTTCCCAATCTGCACAACGGTACATGGCAGGGCACCATGGCCTTGACCGAGCCCGGGGCGGGAAGCTCTCTTTCCGACCTGGAAACTTCGGCGGAACCCACGGAAGAGGGGTATTACCTGATCCGCGGCCAAAAGATATTCATTTCAGCAGGGGACCACAACTGCGTGGACAACGTAGTCCACCTTATGCTCGCGAAAATCAAGGGAGGCCCTCCTGGGGTCAAAGGCATATCCTTGTTTGTGGTTCCCAAGTTTAGGCCCGCTCTGGGGGGCGGGCTTGAGCCCAATGATGTGGTTGCTTCGGGGGTGTACCACAAAATGGGCTACCGTGGGGCTCCTATCGCTCAGCTAAGTATGGGGGACGGCGACAATTGCCGCGGATGGCTGGTCGGGGAGCCCCACAAAGGTCTTTTCTACATGTTTCAGATGATGAATGAAGCACGTCTTGGGGTTGGGTTGGGGGCTACAGCCATAGCGTCGGCTGCATATTATGCAGCTTTGGAATATTGCAGGGAAAGGCGGCAAGGTCGGAAAATCGGCCAAAAAGACCCCACCCAACCCCAGGTTCCCATCATCGAACATGCGGACATCCGCCGGGCCCTGCTTTTTCAAAAGGCCATTATCGAGGGCTCGCATTCCCTGCTGCTGCAAGGCTGCAAATACGCGGACATGATGCGCGTGACCACCGGAGAGGAGCAGGAGCGTTACTCCCTGCTTCTGGACCTCTTGACTCCCGTGGCCAAGACCTATCCCTCGGAGATGGGCATCCAGGCTGTCAGCCAGGGGCTGCAATGCTTCGGCGGGTCCGGCTACTGCGACGACTATCCCCTGGAGCAGTACTACCGCGACATGCGCATTCATCCCATTCACGAGGGAACCACAGCCATCCACGGCCTGGACATCCTGGGCCGCAAGGTGGTCATGAAAGAAGGCAAGGCCTTCGCCATATTCAAGCAAGAGGTTTTGCAGACGGCGCAAAGCGCGGAGGCCGACAACGAACTGAAGGGATTCGGCGGAAAGCTGAAAGCCGCCCTGGAAGTCTTGGACGACGCCACCAAGCACCTGCTCAACCTGGCCGCCAAAAAGGGGCCGGAATACTTCCTGGCGGACGCCACTCTTTATCTGGAATTGTTCGGCATCGTCACCATCGCCTGGCAATGGCTGGTCCAGGGGCTTGCAGCAAGCAAGGCTTTGAGCGAAGGCGCCAAGAAAAAGGACGTGAACTTCTACAACGGCAAGATTGTTACCCTGAATTATTTTTACGCGTACGAACTTCCTAAAATTACCGGCCTGAGCATTCGGCTGCTTAACACGGACGGCCTCACCGTGGACTTGGATACGGCGATATTTAACGACTAA
- a CDS encoding plasmid pRiA4b ORF-3 family protein, with amino-acid sequence MPQRKKILPLKQVYQIKVSLKNIRPPIWRRLLVTSDTTLPRFHMIIQNAMGWQNGHDHVFEIEKMEFGVNDPYDPTSPKDETKIRLSKIVNREGQRFKYIYDYGDYWEHEVLVEKILPLEKGESYPQCIKGKRACPPEDVGGPPGYQDLLEALESPEETDNVELLDIVEDDWDPDHFDLSEANEMLTAV; translated from the coding sequence ATGCCTCAGCGAAAGAAAATCCTGCCTCTTAAACAGGTCTACCAAATCAAGGTCTCATTGAAAAACATCCGTCCCCCCATATGGAGGCGGCTGTTGGTCACCAGCGATACTACCCTGCCGCGATTTCACATGATCATCCAAAATGCCATGGGATGGCAAAACGGACACGACCATGTTTTTGAAATTGAAAAAATGGAGTTTGGCGTCAACGACCCTTACGACCCCACGTCGCCCAAGGACGAGACCAAAATACGCCTCTCCAAGATCGTGAACCGGGAAGGCCAGCGCTTTAAGTACATCTACGATTACGGCGATTACTGGGAGCACGAAGTGCTTGTGGAAAAGATTCTGCCCCTGGAAAAAGGCGAGTCCTATCCCCAGTGCATCAAGGGCAAACGCGCTTGCCCGCCGGAAGACGTGGGCGGCCCTCCCGGGTATCAGGACTTGCTGGAAGCTCTGGAAAGCCCGGAGGAGACGGATAACGTGGAACTCCTGGACATCGTGGAAGATGACTGGGACCCGGACCACTTTGACCTTTCGGAAGCCAATGAAATGCTGACGGCCGTGTAA
- a CDS encoding AMP-binding protein: protein MKRLGLLETSQLAIKAPFIQPARYHVRHALPAIGYGTALKLLMPDKLWKLAAAGKANAAPMLILNMMDVRGEQEAVVSDEKRLKTRDFKDRFLRIANWLIHSGMQPKDKAAVLMHNSAEVLETLVGASFAGCTSPGLNWHLAGEELAKTINVSKPKTVFVGEDFVDRVLGIADQIPSVKNFVAVGAKVPKGWIPYEEAATFSRNAMPSGRFIFGAAPYTSGTTGVPKNVNLNDGLSYLFDDTAPAPNAELMEYFELLFCMLNAGFHLNMHKIKDLRSLVITPMYHAGTIAALFPVLYGGTLVLESKFDPEQVLATMQKERISWTFMVPTMLSRILNLPDEVKRKYDLSSMRSLISGAAPCSPEIKTGINELFMQQGAPGPVFHEYYGSTETMMVSVLRPGDYNNRPERLKSVGKPRCGEVCLVDPLTEQAVSNGEQGSICARTVSTLGLSYGTDSSLLDDAYVTINGKLYYKDGLMGYQDKDGFLYLTDRIKDMVISGGVNVFPGEVEKALAAHPAVDDVAVFGVPDQDLGEVMRAEIQLMPGAEMTEEEAFAHCKAQGLFGYKMPRYVGFMEKLPRRIDGKMIKRALKEKYWPAS, encoded by the coding sequence ATGAAAAGGTTAGGACTGCTGGAGACGTCTCAGCTTGCCATTAAAGCTCCTTTCATACAACCGGCAAGATACCACGTAAGGCATGCGCTTCCCGCCATAGGCTACGGAACCGCGCTTAAGCTGCTTATGCCGGACAAACTTTGGAAACTGGCCGCTGCAGGGAAAGCCAATGCGGCGCCCATGCTTATACTCAATATGATGGACGTCAGGGGCGAACAGGAAGCCGTCGTCTCGGACGAAAAACGCCTGAAAACCAGGGATTTCAAAGACCGTTTTCTCAGAATCGCCAACTGGCTCATCCATTCCGGGATGCAGCCCAAAGACAAGGCCGCCGTGCTCATGCACAATTCCGCCGAAGTGCTGGAAACCCTGGTGGGCGCCTCCTTTGCAGGCTGCACCAGCCCCGGGCTGAACTGGCACCTGGCAGGTGAGGAACTGGCCAAAACCATCAACGTTTCCAAGCCTAAAACCGTTTTTGTAGGCGAGGATTTTGTGGATCGGGTGTTGGGGATAGCCGACCAAATCCCCTCGGTGAAGAATTTTGTGGCCGTGGGCGCCAAGGTTCCCAAAGGCTGGATTCCTTACGAAGAGGCGGCGACATTCTCCCGGAACGCCATGCCTTCCGGCCGATTCATATTCGGCGCAGCGCCTTATACTTCCGGAACCACCGGCGTGCCGAAAAACGTTAACCTGAACGACGGCCTCAGCTACCTGTTCGACGACACGGCCCCCGCTCCCAACGCGGAACTCATGGAGTATTTCGAGCTTTTGTTCTGCATGTTGAACGCCGGATTTCACCTGAACATGCACAAGATTAAAGATTTGCGCTCCCTGGTCATCACGCCCATGTACCACGCCGGAACCATTGCAGCCCTGTTTCCCGTCTTGTACGGCGGAACCCTGGTGCTGGAGTCCAAATTCGACCCGGAGCAGGTTTTGGCGACCATGCAAAAGGAGCGCATTTCGTGGACTTTTATGGTCCCCACCATGTTGAGCAGAATTCTGAATCTTCCTGACGAGGTGAAGCGTAAATACGATCTCTCGTCCATGCGCTCCCTGATTTCCGGCGCCGCGCCGTGCTCCCCGGAAATCAAGACCGGAATCAACGAACTCTTCATGCAGCAGGGCGCTCCCGGACCCGTGTTTCACGAGTACTACGGCTCCACCGAAACCATGATGGTTTCCGTGCTCAGGCCCGGCGATTACAACAATCGCCCCGAGCGCCTGAAAAGCGTGGGCAAACCCCGGTGCGGGGAAGTCTGCCTGGTGGACCCGCTAACCGAGCAGGCCGTGAGCAACGGCGAACAGGGCTCCATCTGCGCCCGCACCGTCAGCACCCTGGGGCTTTCATACGGAACCGACAGCAGCCTGCTGGACGACGCCTACGTTACCATCAACGGCAAGCTCTACTACAAGGACGGCCTCATGGGATACCAGGATAAGGACGGCTTCCTGTATCTTACGGACCGGATCAAGGACATGGTGATTTCCGGCGGCGTGAACGTCTTTCCCGGAGAGGTGGAAAAAGCCCTGGCCGCCCATCCGGCCGTGGACGACGTGGCCGTTTTCGGCGTGCCGGATCAGGATCTTGGGGAGGTCATGCGGGCTGAAATCCAATTAATGCCGGGCGCGGAAATGACCGAGGAGGAAGCCTTCGCCCATTGCAAGGCCCAGGGCCTGTTCGGCTATAAAATGCCGCGATACGTGGGCTTTATGGAAAAACTGCCCCGCCGCATCGACGGCAAGATGATCAAGAGGGCGTTGAAGGAAAAATACTGGCCTGCTTCTTAA
- the tsaE gene encoding tRNA (adenosine(37)-N6)-threonylcarbamoyltransferase complex ATPase subunit type 1 TsaE, whose translation MPEYSRTFETNTASQTQALGRQLGKALEKGCVIALVGDLGAGKTCFVQGLARGLGVPEDVPITSPSYTLVNEYPARLTLQHADLYRLTGDADLEDIGLFDLADDQSVVVVEWADRSDFEDLKPDLFIHISAIEEMKRKIFLHPTGQPMVNLIKGLIFKF comes from the coding sequence ATGCCTGAGTATTCCCGTACTTTTGAGACGAACACAGCCTCCCAGACTCAGGCATTGGGGAGGCAGCTTGGAAAAGCCTTGGAGAAAGGCTGCGTCATCGCCCTTGTGGGAGACCTGGGAGCAGGCAAGACCTGCTTTGTCCAGGGATTGGCAAGGGGCCTTGGCGTTCCTGAAGACGTACCCATTACCAGCCCATCTTACACCCTTGTGAACGAATACCCGGCCCGTCTGACGCTTCAGCACGCCGACCTGTACCGGCTGACCGGCGACGCGGACCTGGAGGACATCGGCCTGTTTGACCTGGCGGACGATCAGAGCGTGGTTGTGGTGGAATGGGCGGACCGGTCCGACTTTGAGGACCTGAAACCGGACCTGTTCATCCATATTTCGGCCATTGAGGAGATGAAAAGGAAAATCTTCCTCCACCCCACTGGACAACCAATGGTTAATCTGATAAAGGGCTTAATCTTTAAATTTTGA
- a CDS encoding aspartate kinase, with product MGLIVQKYGGTSVGDLVRIQEVAKRVAKTYDAGNQVVVVLSAMSGVTDHLIQMAEVLSDKPNKREMDVLLATGEQTTVALLAIALEKMGYKAQSFLGHQVRILTNNAAQSARILDVQADPIKDALADNAIVVVAGFQGVDGCGNITTLGRGGSDTSAVAVAAALGADSCEIYTDVDGVYTADPRVVSKARKLKCVTHDVMLEMSSLGAKVLQIRSVEFAAKHNVPVHVRSSFNEEEGTMIVCEDRDMERMLVAGVTFVKTDARITVTKVPDEPGVAAKVFSAVADAGISVDMIIQNTRASNMTDITFTVPKTDYKDALVIVEKIAKEIGAESVAGDANIAKVSVTGVGMKSHHGVAAKMFSTLAAKSINIMMISTSEIRISCVVEEKYAELACQILHTEFGLDAD from the coding sequence ATGGGTTTAATAGTACAAAAATACGGCGGAACGTCAGTGGGAGACCTGGTCCGCATTCAGGAGGTGGCGAAACGCGTAGCCAAAACCTATGATGCGGGCAATCAGGTGGTGGTGGTTTTGTCCGCCATGAGCGGCGTGACGGACCATCTGATTCAAATGGCCGAGGTTCTTTCCGACAAGCCCAATAAACGGGAAATGGACGTTTTGCTGGCCACCGGAGAGCAAACCACGGTGGCGCTGCTCGCCATAGCCCTGGAAAAAATGGGATACAAAGCCCAATCCTTTTTGGGCCATCAGGTTCGCATCCTGACCAATAACGCGGCTCAAAGCGCCAGAATCCTGGACGTCCAGGCGGACCCCATCAAGGACGCCCTGGCGGACAACGCCATCGTGGTCGTGGCCGGATTCCAGGGAGTGGACGGCTGCGGCAACATAACCACCCTGGGCCGGGGAGGCTCCGACACCTCGGCAGTGGCCGTAGCCGCCGCCCTGGGAGCGGATTCGTGCGAAATTTATACGGACGTGGACGGGGTATACACCGCCGATCCCCGCGTGGTCTCCAAGGCGCGCAAGCTCAAGTGCGTGACCCATGACGTCATGCTGGAAATGTCCAGCCTGGGGGCCAAGGTGCTGCAAATCCGCTCCGTGGAATTTGCGGCCAAGCACAATGTGCCTGTGCATGTGCGTTCGTCATTTAATGAGGAGGAAGGGACCATGATAGTCTGTGAAGATAGAGATATGGAACGCATGCTGGTGGCCGGCGTCACCTTTGTAAAGACGGATGCCAGGATCACCGTAACCAAGGTCCCGGACGAACCCGGCGTGGCCGCCAAAGTCTTTTCCGCCGTGGCGGACGCCGGCATTTCCGTGGATATGATTATCCAGAACACCCGGGCCAGCAACATGACGGACATCACCTTTACGGTGCCCAAGACCGATTACAAGGACGCCCTGGTCATCGTGGAAAAAATCGCCAAGGAAATCGGCGCGGAATCCGTGGCCGGAGACGCCAACATCGCCAAGGTCTCTGTGACCGGCGTGGGCATGAAGTCCCACCACGGCGTGGCCGCCAAGATGTTCTCCACCCTGGCTGCCAAAAGCATCAACATCATGATGATTTCCACCTCCGAAATCCGCATTTCCTGCGTGGTGGAGGAAAAATACGCAGAGCTGGCCTGCCAGATCCTGCACACGGAATTCGGCCTGGACGCGGATTAA
- a CDS encoding FAD-dependent oxidoreductase, with translation MKDVSIYGAGLAGLVAAINLAREGLNVTVYEREDEIGGSKDLHPSVHSTPMQPKETWDYIGVDLSSHFVKTDAYFQIAAALRNPRGGGGGGMIAVVLQSS, from the coding sequence ATGAAGGATGTTTCCATTTACGGGGCCGGGCTGGCCGGTTTGGTTGCGGCCATTAACTTAGCGCGGGAAGGTCTGAACGTAACGGTCTACGAACGAGAGGACGAGATCGGGGGATCCAAGGATCTGCACCCTTCCGTTCATTCCACGCCCATGCAGCCAAAAGAAACCTGGGACTACATAGGCGTCGATCTTTCCAGCCATTTTGTGAAAACCGACGCCTATTTTCAAATTGCCGCCGCTCTTCGTAATCCCCGTGGAGGGGGCGGCGGCGGGATGATTGCGGTAGTCTTGCAATCATCATGA